From Nicotiana tabacum cultivar K326 chromosome 22, ASM71507v2, whole genome shotgun sequence, one genomic window encodes:
- the LOC107763231 gene encoding putative hydroxyacylglutathione hydrolase 2, chloroplastic isoform X1: MQTFCRIAPSAMASFPCSKTQTGVCVWPGLRQLSLRKNLLYGFMQLFSMPFKTIRGVSRTLGVSNLCSITSTSSSLQIELIPCLQDNYAYLLHDVDTGTVGVVDPSEAVPVIDALSRNNRNLTYILNTHHHYDHTGGNMELKARYGAKVIGSGVDSDRIPGIDIALNDGDQWMFAGHEVLVMETPGHTRGHISFYFPRSKTIFTGDTLFSLSCGKLFEGTPQQMLSSLRKIMSLPDDTNVYCGHEYTLSNSKFALSVEPGNEELQSYAAQVVNLRKKGLPTIPTTLKAEKLCNPFLRTSSTEIRKLLNIPPTADDTEALGAIRRAKDNF; encoded by the exons ATGCAAACCTTCTGTAGAATTGCACCCTCCGCCATGGCCTCCTTCCCTTGTTCTaag ACTCAGACAGGGGTTTGTGTATGGCCTGGTTTGAGACAGCTTTCTCTTAGGAAGAATCTCCTCTATGGATTTATGCAGCTTTTCTCAATGCCGTTTAAGACCATACGTGGAGTTAGTCGGACGCTTGGAGTTTCTAATCTCTGTAGCATTACCAGTACGTCTTCTAGTTTGCAAATCGAACTG ATACCATGTCTCCAGGATAATTATGCATATCTATTGCACGATGTGGATACTGGAACAGTTGGTGTTGTGGATCCTTCTGAAGCTGTTCCTGTTATAGATGCACTTAGTAGAAACAACCGCAATTTGACTTACATTTTGAACACACATCATCACTATGATCACACTGGTGGCAACATGGAGTTAAAAGCAAGGTATGGGGCAAAG GTAATTGGATCTGGAGTAGACAGTGATAGAATACCTGGTATTGATATAGCCCTAAATGATGGGGACCAATGGATGTTCGCAGGCCATGAGGTGCTTGTCATGGAGACTCCTGGTCATACGCGAG GGCATATCAGTTTTTACTTCCCGAGGTCAAAGACAATTTTCACAGGAGATACACTATTCAGCTTGTCTTGTGGTAAGCTTTTCGAAGGCACTCCTCAGCAG ATGCTCTCTTCATTGAGGAAGATCATGTCCTTACCAGATGATACAAATGTTTACTGTGGCCACGAGTATACATTG AGCAATTCAAAGTTCGCACTTTCTGTAGAACCTGGTAATGAAGAATTGCAGTCATATGCCGCACAAGTTGTCAATCTCCGCAAGAAGGGCTTGCCAACG ATTCCAACAACGCTCAAAGCAGAGAAGCTATGCAATCCATTTCTTCGAACTTCAAGTACAGAAATCCGGAAGTTGCTAAACATTCCACCCACTGCTGATGACACAGAAGCCTTGGGAGCCATTCGTCGTGCCAAGGATAACTTTTAG
- the LOC107763231 gene encoding putative hydroxyacylglutathione hydrolase 2, chloroplastic isoform X2, translated as MQLFSMPFKTIRGVSRTLGVSNLCSITSTSSSLQIELIPCLQDNYAYLLHDVDTGTVGVVDPSEAVPVIDALSRNNRNLTYILNTHHHYDHTGGNMELKARYGAKVIGSGVDSDRIPGIDIALNDGDQWMFAGHEVLVMETPGHTRGHISFYFPRSKTIFTGDTLFSLSCGKLFEGTPQQMLSSLRKIMSLPDDTNVYCGHEYTLSNSKFALSVEPGNEELQSYAAQVVNLRKKGLPTIPTTLKAEKLCNPFLRTSSTEIRKLLNIPPTADDTEALGAIRRAKDNF; from the exons ATGCAGCTTTTCTCAATGCCGTTTAAGACCATACGTGGAGTTAGTCGGACGCTTGGAGTTTCTAATCTCTGTAGCATTACCAGTACGTCTTCTAGTTTGCAAATCGAACTG ATACCATGTCTCCAGGATAATTATGCATATCTATTGCACGATGTGGATACTGGAACAGTTGGTGTTGTGGATCCTTCTGAAGCTGTTCCTGTTATAGATGCACTTAGTAGAAACAACCGCAATTTGACTTACATTTTGAACACACATCATCACTATGATCACACTGGTGGCAACATGGAGTTAAAAGCAAGGTATGGGGCAAAG GTAATTGGATCTGGAGTAGACAGTGATAGAATACCTGGTATTGATATAGCCCTAAATGATGGGGACCAATGGATGTTCGCAGGCCATGAGGTGCTTGTCATGGAGACTCCTGGTCATACGCGAG GGCATATCAGTTTTTACTTCCCGAGGTCAAAGACAATTTTCACAGGAGATACACTATTCAGCTTGTCTTGTGGTAAGCTTTTCGAAGGCACTCCTCAGCAG ATGCTCTCTTCATTGAGGAAGATCATGTCCTTACCAGATGATACAAATGTTTACTGTGGCCACGAGTATACATTG AGCAATTCAAAGTTCGCACTTTCTGTAGAACCTGGTAATGAAGAATTGCAGTCATATGCCGCACAAGTTGTCAATCTCCGCAAGAAGGGCTTGCCAACG ATTCCAACAACGCTCAAAGCAGAGAAGCTATGCAATCCATTTCTTCGAACTTCAAGTACAGAAATCCGGAAGTTGCTAAACATTCCACCCACTGCTGATGACACAGAAGCCTTGGGAGCCATTCGTCGTGCCAAGGATAACTTTTAG